The Pectinophora gossypiella chromosome 15, ilPecGoss1.1, whole genome shotgun sequence genome has a window encoding:
- the LOC126373275 gene encoding uncharacterized protein LOC126373275, with protein MSSPSAVVCREIFDENSQPSAEEISEYAQQLGIDPESESHLLPLAKDGLMQALPAPWKAYFDEKLQTHYYYNEDTKRTQWDHPLDNVYRELVKKARDASIHDDTCASVQELLTSEENTKQLERVETKVESDDDDLTTDSENQGSDVKENPTLVPKRLAPLGRPPLAPSLNRLERRFAELKINSLKRGGDGDGIYKPLVRNTSDRDILSRPLERPKMLFKQQSEIIDLKMHVLTSPEEENFSPLLSSAKIERGLSLQGKGNQFFRISKSDLPSPDTEKSLPLDSATKSDPPKGILREKFTDSFHRKADSFLLGRPKQSASLDEDRKSVRFKLENLPEPTISPGSNSSSEQNEQNSIASAPSMPAPIPSLPSPLIPSSPLVPSSPVSSPPAINPHTIILSPLASRPPLPPRPVDSPREAKSISGSDRESLESDRGTSPRRRVVRPPAADYIKPDLFQKNFQKISDLVRPGDIEPVDRVHLEEPVDKEVRPRSPMIPQQKNKISINLMESIESETSIDSPDKEFVNLDLNDLDESNDTNDQKKEEDKEENKDSSRLEDNSDKTSNSKTSMSTQNKSPLADNISIPQIKVPKLDLAQKLKLHSDSDDSKKVEEPKISKSESIEAKPPQLKVSPTPSLGSELRSPRYDFNKPWCSPLSTFKPLNKAVIAPLKSSDSASSLGKGLTSPRLDGVILSQGKSSSDNVVVVYQFENVNQEESFTKPIKSPLIPDTAARDMIERNKVDERRRLELSLQKELETIRVEWCAKERRMRAELQEELREAEEKFLAEKKIRLSDQAERHKREMEEALELAERNHQDAIQSFNKEMEERRRRDIDTAERRHAEDMRKLQDQFQTRLADKRKEFEIENERALSELTVQMQASFHRERTRLAEENRVTVQALREEHAARIADLRTDYRAEVDRLRTQHACHLEELRARLASERAAPRHEERALADKYKCLKEKYARLKHDVKMSIERRNKRREMSMTTGSETEKSNSHKATQSLERCKELNETSVSAVIEPEPRVRVNNNTNKYNDNETSHSESNAQKSYDNNNDDWRLRRENTVPPAAASQPQSKRPHRRAAVAFREPLSRSRERDRDGAITTDYQDSSDATTADEKPKEPINGHGRRRCFTRLKSASTSRLNYSPKRGEGWSSPLESLRQQLRKLDDLEDQFPDLACQPSYSLRYPFAELGPVTRADTPELEFVRHRALVEREGMRRARAVLKRRRAALRESRNELSPHRAPSEATTSEASSGSEAAVEAEATGAVLRSLRALHADVRDIWRALEVRPRTVSPETSSANAPTTSQTRMTLSAPEPAMQDHSDGSVTERARGLRAWLQTTP; from the exons ATGAGTTCTCCGTCGGCCGTGGTTTGTCGCGAGATTTTTGATGAAAACAGCCAGCCCTCGGCTGAAg AAATCTCAGAATATGCCCAACAGCTGGGCATTGACCCTGAAAGCGAGAGCCACCTACTACCCTTGGCCAAAGATGGCCTTATGCAAGCCTTGCCTGCACCTTGGAAGGCTTA CTTCGACGAGAAACTCCAAACACACTACTACTACAATGAAGACACTAAGAGAACGCAGTGGGATCACCCTCTAGACAATGTTTACCGGGAGCTGGTTAAGAAGGCGCGCGACGCGTCCATACACGACGACACTTGCGCTTCTGTGCAG GAACTCCTCACATCGGAAGAGAACACGAAACAGCTCGAACGCGTCGAGACCAAAGTGGAAAGCGATGATGACGACCTCACAACAGACAGTGAGAACCAAGGGTCAGACGTTAAGGAGAACCCTACACTAGTACCGAAGCGCCTAGCTCCCTTAGGACGACCCCCACTAGCTCCATCACTAAATAGACTAGAGAGAAGATTCGCAGAGCTAAAAATAAATTCTCTAAAACGAGGCGGTGATGGAGATGGTATATATAAACCGCTAGTTAGAAATACATCAGATCGAGATATTCTAAGCAGACCATTGGAAAGACCAAAAATGCTATTCAAGCAGCAATCAGAGATAATAGACTTGAAGATGCATGTGTTGACTAGTCCTGAAGAGGAGAATTTTAGTCCTTTACTGAGTAGTGCCAAAATTGAAAGGGGGTTGTCGTTGCAAG GTAAAGGCAACCAATTCTTCCGTATATCCAAATCAGACCTTCCGAGTCCTGATACGGAAAAGTCTTTGCCTCTAGACTCTGCCACCAAGAGCGACCCACCCAAAGGGATCCTTCGGGAGAAATTTACAGACAGCTTTCATAGAAAAGCTGACAGCTTTCTTCTTGGAAGGCCGAAGCAGAGTGCTAGTCTTGATGAGGACAGGAAGAGTGTCAG ATTCAAGCTAGAAAATCTACCAGAGCCGACAATAAGTCCAGGCTCAAACAGCTCGTCGGAGCAAAATGAGCAGAACTCCATAGCATCAGCGCCCTCTATGCCTGCCCCCATCCCCTCTTTACCATCCCCGCTCATCCCCTCCTCCCCGCTTGTCCCCTCATCCCCCGTGTCATCCCCGCCCGCCATCAACCCTCATACGATAATCTTGTCCCCGCTTGCTAGTCGACCACCACTACCTCCAAGGCCTGTTGATAGTCCCAGAGAGGCGAAGAGTATTTCGGGGTCTGATAGAGAATCTTTAG AAAGTGACCGCGGCACCTCCCCCAGGCGGCGCGTGGTTCGCCCCCCAGCAGCAGACTACATCAAACCGGACCTCTTCCAGAAGAATTTCCAGAAGATATCCGACTTAGTCCGCCCTGGAGACATCGAGCCGGTTGACAGGGTCCATCTTGAGGAACCCGTCGATAAGGAGGTTAGGCCTAG atcaCCGATGATACCTcaacagaaaaacaaaatttctaTCAACCTGATGGAAAGCATAGAGTCTGAAACCTCCATAGATTCGCCTGATAAGGAATTTGTTAATTTAGACCTGAACGATCTTGACGAGTCTAACGATACTAATGAtcagaagaaagaagaagacaaAGAGGAGAATAAAGACAGTTCTAGACTGGAGGATAATTCTGACAAAACTAGCAATTCTAAGACATCGATGTCTACACAGAATAAGTCGCCGTTAGCAGATAATATTTCAATACCGCAAATCAAAGTTCCTAAACTTGATCTAGCTCAAAAACTGAAATTACACTCGGATTCCGACGACTCCAAGAAAGTTGAAGAGCCTAAAATCTCCAAGTCAGAAAGCATTGAAGCCAAACCGCCACAACTCAAAGTTTCTCCTACGCCCAGCTTAGGGTCAGAACTTAGGTCTCCCAGATACGACTTCAATAAACCTTGGTGCAGTCCTCTATCCACATTCAAGCCTTTAAACAAAGCTGTTATTGCTCCTTTGAAATCGTCAGATTCGGCTTCAAGTCTCGGTAAAGGACTGACTAGTCCTAGATTAGACGGAGTTATACTATCTCAAGGAAAGTCCAGTTCTGACAATGTAGTTGTTGTGTATCAATTTGAAAATGTAAATCAAGAAGAATCATTTACAAAGCCTATCAAATCTCCATTGATCCCTGATACTGCAGCTAGAGATATGATAGAAAGGAATAAAGTAGAtgaaagaagaagattagagtTGTCTTTACAGAAAGAGTTAGAGACTATAAGAGTAGAGTGGTGTGCCAAAGAAAGAAGAATGAGAGCGGAGTTACAAGAAGAGTTGAGAGAGGCGGAAGAGAAGTTTTTGGCGGAGAAAAAGATTAGGTTATCGGATCAAGCAGAACGGCACAAAAGAGAAATGGAAGAG GCATTAGAACTAGCAGAACGCAATCACCAGGATGCGATACAAAGCTTTAATAAGGAGATGGAAGAGCGACGAAGGCGAGATATCGACACGGCGGAGCGGCGACACGCAGAAGACATGAGGAAGCTTCAAGACCAGTTTCAAACTAGACTCGCTGACAAACGAAAAGAATTTGAAATAG AAAACGAGCGGGCGCTATCTGAACTGACGGTACAAATGCAAGCTAGTTTTCATCGCGAGCGCACCCGCCTAGCCGAAGAGAACAGAGTGACCGTACAAGCGCTGCGAGAAGAACATGCCGCTAGAATTGCTGACCTTAGAACTGATTACAGAGCTGAG GTGGATCGGCTGCGCACACAGCACGCGTGCCACCTGGAGGAGCTGCGAGCGCGCCTGGCCAGCGAGCGAGCCGCGCCGCGACACGAGGAACGCGCGCTCGCTGACAAGTATAAGTGCTTGAAGGAGAAGTACGCCCGGCTCAAACATGATGTTAAG ATGTCGATAGAACGCCGGAATAAACGGCGAGAAATGAGCATGACCACTGGATCGGAGACTGAAAAATCTAACTCACATAAGGCTACACAGTCGCTTGAAAG ATGCAAAGAATTGAATGAGACATCAGTAAGTGCGGTCATAGAGCCAGAGCCAAGAGTTCGTGTGAACAACAACACGAACAAATATAACGACAACGAGACATCACACTCTGAGAGCAATGCACAGAAATCTTATGATAACAACAACGACGACTGGCGACTGAGGAGAGAGaac ACGGTTCCACCAGCGGCCGCAAGTCAGCCGCAATCAAAGCGGCCTCATCGCCGCGCGGCCGTGGCTTTCCGCGAGCCTCTATCGCGGTCCCGCGAGCGCGACAGAGACGGAG CCATAACGACCGACTATCAAGATTCTTCTGACGCGACCACAGCAGATGAGAAGCCCAAAGAACCTATTAACg GACACGGACGACGCAGATGTTTTACAAGATTAAAATCGGCTTCAACGTCAAGACTTAATTATTCTCCCAA ACGCGGCGAAGGTTGGTCGAGTCCTTTAGAGTCACTACGTCAACAGCTGCGTAAGTTAGATGACCTGGAAGATCAGTTCCCGGACCTGGCCTGCCAACCTTCGTACAGCCTCAGATACCCTTTTGCTGAATTAG GGCCAGTGACCCGTGCAGACACTCCAGAACTAGAGTTCGTGCGTCATCGTGCGCTAGTCGAGAGGGAGGGCATGCGGCGAGCGCGGGCCGTGTTGAAGAGACGTCGCGCCGCGCTGAGAGAGAGCCGCAATGAACTATCCCCACACCGCGCGCCCAGC
- the LOC126373357 gene encoding 26S proteasome non-ATPase regulatory subunit 8 codes for MTSMKDISTLYQNLKTEWQKKPRKLDKCGELLNKIKIALTQFTFLPSNHTPANQKELILARDVLEIGAQWAVAAKDVKAFERFMSQLKCYYFDYKDHLPQSAFMYQLLGLNLLFLLSQNRVAEFHTELERLPVDAIRQDPYVRHPLALEQYLMEGSYNKIFLAKGNVPAESYTLFMDTLLDTVRGEIAACIEKAYQSIPCAEAARRLNLASQQAVLDYGKKRNWALGPDNCYHFNAAEENNAAAADVLPSSELAEQTIEYARHLEMIV; via the exons ATGACTTCAATGAAGGACATCTCAACATTGTATCAAAACTTGAAAACTGAGTGGCAAAAGAAGCCGCGAAAACTCGATAAATGCGGCGAATTATTGAACAAAATCAAG ATAGCTCTAACGCAATTTACTTTCCTTCCGAGTAACCACACCCCTGCGAACCAGAAAGAGTTGATATTAGCTCGAGATGTGCTGGAAATTGGTGCCCAATGGGCAGTCGCCGCCAAGGATGTTAAGGCTTTTGAAAGATTCATGTCTCAGTTGAAATGTTACTATTTTGATTACAA AGACCATCTCCCACAATCGGCATTTATGTACCAGCTTCTTGGTCTGAACCTTCTGTTCCTGCTTTCACAAAACCGTGTGGCGGAGTTCCACACTGAGCTTGAAAGACTGCCTGTTGATGCCATCAGACAGGATCCATATGTGAGGCATCCGCTAGCCCTGGAGCAGTATTTGATGGAGGGGAGCTACAATAAGATCTTCTTGGCTAAG GGTAACGTCCCAGCAGAAAGCTATACCCTGTTCATGGACACTCTTCTTGACACTGTCCGGGGAGAAATAGCTGCTTGCATTGAGAAGGCTTACCAGAGCATTCCCTGTGCCGAGGCCGCCAGAAGACTGAACCTGGCCTCACAGCAGGCTGTATTGGATTATGGAAAGAAG CGCAACTGGGCGCTCGGTCCCGACAACTGCTATCACTTCAACGCAGCTGAAGAGAACAACGCGGCGGCTGCGGATGTCCTGCCTTCTTCGGAACTAGCTGAACAGACCATAGAGTACGCACGACACCTCGAGATGATTGTCTAG